A stretch of Fulvia fulva chromosome 4, complete sequence DNA encodes these proteins:
- a CDS encoding Trifunctional nucleotide phosphoesterase protein: protein MVEKITASLRPKLEKPIGYTLAPLDARFTTVRMKESNMGNFVCDLMRLHYLADCCIMASGTIRGDQIYPPGVLRVKDMMNCFPFEVPCVVVQVKGKEIVKALENGVSTYPALEGRFPQVSNISFTITPAMPSGQRCSDIRIGGETIDMERKYKVATRDYMVRGKDGFTSLMLKEHGGTAESIVSDENGMLISMILRQYFMSLKVLGKWKKWSTSMGNHFGKIQDDLHEVHPVKEPNQSAQPLRVPPIEDKLHDEKLESNGNTRKSLVGTAQKHTRNTSDLPARPAKSLKVGQADADSDSDDDEDADMPAIMPSINTEHELNTVRKVMRKWRRLAGIEGHPDMATSKHEAFSCHWTKGIAPRIEGRIKFAT from the coding sequence ATGGTAGAGAAGATCACAGCAAGCCTGAGACCGAAGCTTGAGAAGCCGATTGGATATACACTCGCACCTCTGGACGCTCGTTTCACCACAGTCCGCATGAAGGAGAGTAACATGGGCAATTTCGTGTGCGATCTCATGAGACTACACTACCTGGCGGACTGCTGCATCATGGCTTCTGGCACCATAAGAGGTGACCAGATCTACCCACCCGGCGTGCTGCGCGTAAAGGACATGATGAACTGTTTCCCCTTCGAAGTCCCCTGCGTTGTAGTCCAAGTCAAAGGCAAGGAGATCGTCAAGGCACTAGAAAATGGTGTCAGCACGTATCCGGCTCTGGAAGGCCGATTCCCGCAAGTCAGCAACATCTCATTCACCATCACTCCTGCAATGCCATCTGGGCAACGTTGTTCGGATATACGAATCGGTGGTGAAACTATAGATATGGAGCGCAAGTACAAGGTCGCCACTCGAGACTACATGGTGCGAGGGAAAGATGGATTCACAAGCCTCATGCTGAAAGAGCATGGTGGTACAGCTGAGAGCATTGTCAGTGACGAGAACGGCATGCTCATATCCATGATCCTGCGTCAATATTTCATGAGCTTGAAAGTGCTGGGTAAGTGGAAGAAGTGGAGTACGTCCATGGGCAATCACTTTGGTAAGATTCAAGATGATCTTCATGAAGTGCATCCAGTCAAGGAGCCAAACCAGTCGGCCCAACCTCTGCGTGTCCCGCCTATCGAGGACAAGCTTCACGACGAGAAGCTGGAGTCCAATGGCAACACGAGGAAGTCGCTTGTTGGAACAGCTCAGAAACACACTCGCAACACCAGCGATCTTCCTGCACGACCAGCCAAGAGTCTGAAAGTGGGACAAGCAGACGCCGACTCAGACAGCGATGATGATGAGGACGCCGACATGCCAGCGATCATGCCATCTATCAACACAGAGCATGAGCTCAATACCGTACGCAAGGTCATGCGCAAGTGGAGGCGCCTGGCTGGCATTGAAGGACATCCGGACATGGCTACGAGCAAGCATGAGGCTTTTAGCTGCCACTGGACGAAGGGTATCGCCCCGAGAATTGAGGGCCGAATCAAATTTGCAACCTGA